In Mucilaginibacter auburnensis, the genomic stretch CCAAAGCTCGTTTAGATAAAGTTGAAAAAGATTATCAACGTTATGCTAACCTTATCAAAGACGGTTCTATCACCCAACAACAGTTTGATCAGGCTAAATCAGACCTGGAAGTGGCACAGGCAACTTACCGTGCATCGCAAGATCAATATCGCGCAGCACAACAACAGGTAAACACCACCCGCAGCGAACTTAAGGTAACCAACACCGGTGTTAGCCAGCGCGAAGCCGATATTGACTATGCTAACCTGCAATTGAGCTACACCAAAATAGTGGCGCCGGCCAGCGGCACAGCATCTAAAAAGAACGTGCAGTTAGGTCAGTTGGTTCAGGCAGGTCAAACACTGTTTAACATTGTAAATGATAACAGCCTGTTCATCACCGCTAACTTTAAAGAAACACAGTTAGAGGAAATACGCAACGGTCAAAAAGTACATGTAGAAGTTGATGCCTATCCTGATATGGACATAACCGGCACCGTATATAACTTTTCACCGGCCACAGGCGCAAAATTCTCTTTGTTACCTCCGGATAATGCTACCGGTAACTATGTTAAAGTGGTACAACGTGTACCTGTAAAAATAAAACTGAGCGGTAAACCCGAAGACCTTGCCAAACTACGTGCAGGTATGAGTGTAAACGTATCAGTTTTAGTAAAAGAATAATTTATCATGGCCGAAACTGGTTTTAAAAAATGGATCATCACAATCACGGTGATCACAGCTTCGCTTTTGGAGCTGATTGATACCACCATTGTGAACGTGGCGCTGCCCCACATACAGGGTAACCTGGGCGCAACGCTTGAAGACGTGGCTTGGGTAGTTACCGGTTATGCAGTTGCCAACGTAATAATTTTACCTATGTCGGGTTGGCTGGGCGGCCGTTTTGGTCGTAAAAATTACTTCCTGGCCTCTATTATAGTGTTTACTATTGTTTCCTTTTTATGCGGAAACGCCGAGAACATGAACGAACTGATCGTGTTCAGGATACTGCAGGGTTTAGCAGGTGGCGGTTTAATATCAACCGCACAGGCCATATTGCTTGAAACCTGGCCACGCGAACAAATTGGTACAGCAACCGCTTTGTTTGGTTTAGGCGCGGTGGTGGGCCCTACTGTAGGCCCAACCATTGGCGGCTGGATTGTTG encodes the following:
- a CDS encoding HlyD family secretion protein — translated: MAKEQTPHDDAPAKKPNRVLPIILGIILIGGIIFGVKEYLYYSKHVDTDDAQIDADISPVVSRVGGYVDSIFFEENTHVNKGQILVKIDDRDYKVKLEQAKAAQSGASANVNVGESQIYTTSANSAAARAQMESAKARLDKVEKDYQRYANLIKDGSITQQQFDQAKSDLEVAQATYRASQDQYRAAQQQVNTTRSELKVTNTGVSQREADIDYANLQLSYTKIVAPASGTASKKNVQLGQLVQAGQTLFNIVNDNSLFITANFKETQLEEIRNGQKVHVEVDAYPDMDITGTVYNFSPATGAKFSLLPPDNATGNYVKVVQRVPVKIKLSGKPEDLAKLRAGMSVNVSVLVKE